A region from the Neurospora crassa OR74A linkage group V, whole genome shotgun sequence genome encodes:
- a CDS encoding myo-inositol oxygenase, whose amino-acid sequence MAPSATYPIISTTHSGADLEAISDAVDEINVLKFKAAQQVTEILNDNNNNSSVPSSPTSESSSTSHEEEEEEEEEDLGDFDAPSHFDSTKDHSRFRQYTTAESRVLNFYTEQHTKQTVSHNLAARAHFNSPDRKRPEMTIWQAIECLNSLIDESDPDTELSQIQHLLQSAEAIRRDGKPRWMQLVGLIHDLGKLMLFFELASGQWDVVGDSFPVGCKFSEKCILHESFSANPDSGHAVYSTEHGIYAPGCGIENLMMSWGHDEYLYQVVKDQSTIPREGLAMIRFHSFYPWHREEAYGWAMKEGDEELRRAVRAFNPYDLYSKSDEPVDVEAVKPYYMELIDEFFPNKVIKW is encoded by the exons ATGGCCCCCTCAGCCACCTATCCCATCATCAGCACCACGCACTCAGGCGCCGACCTCGAAGCCATCTCCGACGCCGTCGACGAGATCAACGTCCTCAAATTCAAAGCCGCCCAACAAGTCACCGAGATtctcaacgacaacaacaacaactcgtCTGTCCCATCTTCTCCCACCTCCgaatcctcctccaccagccatgaagaagaagaagaagaagaagaagaagacctcgGCGACTTCGACGCCCCCTCCCACTTCGACTCTACAAAGGACCACTCCCGCTTCCGGCAATACACCACCGCCGAATCGCGCGTACTCAACTTCTACACCGAACAACACACCAAGCAAACCGTCTCGCACAACCTCGCTGCTCGCGCCCACTTCAACTCGCCCGACCGTAAGCGGCCCGAGATGACCATCTGGCAAGCCATCGAGTGCTTAAACTCGTTAATCGACGAGTCCGATCCCGACACGGAACTCAGCCAGATCCAGCACCTGCTGCAGTCAGCCGAAGCAATCAGACGCGACGGCAAGCCGCGGTGGATGCAGCTCGTAGGACTGATTCACGACTTGGGCAAACTGATGCTTTTCTTCGAGCTGGCGTCAGGGCAGTGGGACGTAGTCGGCGACTCGTTCCCTGTCGGATGTAAGTTCAGCGAAAAGTGTATTTTGCATGAGAGCTTCAGTGCGAATCCGGATTCGGGACACGCGGTGTATAGTACCGAGCATGGGATTTATGCGCCGGGGTGTGGGATTGAGAATCTGATGATGAGTTGGGGCCATGATGAGTATTTGTATCAGGTTGTGAAGGACCAGAGTACGATCCCGAGGGAAGGGCTGGCGATGATTAGGTTTCATAGCTTTTATCCGTGGCATCGCGAGGAGGCGTACGGGTGGGCgatgaaggagggggatgagGAGTTGAGGAGGGCGGTCAGGGCGTTTAATCCGTATGATCTCTATTCGAAGAGTGATGAGCCGGTGGATGTGGAGGCTGTTAAG CCTTACTACATGGAGTTGATTGATGAGTTCTTCCCGAACAAGGTCATCAAGTGGTAG